Proteins from a genomic interval of Nasonia vitripennis strain AsymCx chromosome 3, Nvit_psr_1.1, whole genome shotgun sequence:
- the LOC100122958 gene encoding ral GTPase-activating protein subunit beta isoform X6, with product MNFGVFNRVNLKDLGDNMYSEWASLSILIQQGSEDSQSVLEKFAPGVGREVTLSIVRQLATNLGIAQAAEPSPLNTDKEVRWCMEVICFGLSLPLTEHDTVRDCVNVYCEWLSALYTSPKISVPKPIADDPNYYARKIIGHFHNLFVPRKGEGADTINKQAVLCHRVLRTLQQVARISANLERETWESLLLFLIGINDALLAPPAIREDTGEQLCERVLGVLLEVWLVACERNFPSPPLWRTLRESCLRWRHRLSLIEQWNRVCLALTARLLHIMYGPMFPELKISEEDSQLVSSTMSNEAVAQAWYRLLRTIGDPVDLCRPAVISQTQAFLRYAIASPNVVDPCQHPCLQQLPYIFLKAIKGIAGQVDAFLGIAQACCWEECCVTSLGISGGGGSSSIGLTASTVGLTSISGDRIMKDQPHPSPTPPTQRRLAKSFSVTPSAVTKGIPKASLIGLTTSRVTSTPLMSTNSGPSSTSSTTSMVSLNQDARPPLASGRPKCNSILHLFGEWLFEAAFIGTDGWSQNLPQPNNAPKRPSSVLVDGPSSLQENIGEVPPSLSIDRYESGRAEAMGTLCRIFCAKKTGEEILPAYLARFYQAMNHGLKVNRFSDVRECGETLASILSNSADLFRLDLDGVQVLVPAVLSALEVVLPEKDLRLKSNAVSKVELRRSSIHLLLSMLSLPLHFQNLQIKEIPTASLINHEKIPITFAQLKPKLMNLLINALQVEVDPQNTHMLLGGLLLSVQDSAAAEEAEQVTQPDSTISNESTTNLLSSDSAHALFVRATYLVCHRLISSWKTDLNISLAALEMLSGLARTRIRETDALECKRAVKWLCDYIAYQCWRPPPAHSKDLHSSIVAAFACLTTWLTAHPQLLQDKECLATVLEVVELGVSGSKSVGKPGEPIKMKDEKELKPASMRVRDAADALLTIILEQVGYFPSVCGAESLSSLLDEVSLLRHCNSWPGGRQVPRETAVERFRYFVADNATMLALLEEPLGNDQDPQPTVTVLIRGPFGRHAWTMQLRHLPRHRSIVRSSNTNPGRPLPLQETQPPTDYKPRFFPDNVDKIPHCKVDESIPSLEAVMNENDLVKNEHQMLHQLLDYAIGSEAKSNEENANRVASAKMNECSPPKICHEFQTARLFLSHFGFLNLESNAANNDLSSAGSEGLTALDPTIAGFANDLESLDHISARTCDTVHIFYVKSGQSTPEAILANVLNESNVSSNFLEFLNSLGWQVSVTSHAGWTGHVQTSWRSTSTSSVSANAHVVQPADEEEHGGALYNGSRHVLYWADVSSEVAFVVPTWAANVTTSETADNNFSEPANVWFERCVSTSAAQAFSNSHAVTGQTRAMSLDLEKQSANMASSAAAAPIEPIKPSRRATKHSFPAQTDTKIMVVWLESLEDYAQFPIAGLLPHTHTGLDHSRTVQACDVHVIYLQALASGLMRIKLQGPTSRMNLATPLIDGMVVSRRALGPLVRQTALNIGRRKRLDNDSYHPPHVRRRLRIQDMVQKYKRNLQQPELLTLLFNSTQM from the exons ATGAATTTTGGAGTCTTCAATCGCGTTAATCTTAAG GACTTGGGAGACAACATGTACTCAGAGTGGGCATCTCTGAGTATACTGATCCAGCAAGGGTCAGAGGACAGTCAAAGTGTTCTTGAAAAATTTGCTCCTGGCGTTGGCAGAGAGGTGACGCTTTCAATAGTACGTCAACTAGCCACAAATCTAGGAATCGCTCAAGCTGCTGAACCAAGTCCCTTGAATACAGATAAGGAAGTTCGATGGTGTATGGAAGTAATCTGCTTTGGACTCTCATTACCTCTGACTGAGCACGACACCGTCAGAGATTGTGTCAATGTGTACTGCGAGTGGCTTTCTGCATTGTACACTTCACCCAAAATTTCTGTGCCTAAACCTATAGCCGATGATCCCAACTACTATGCGAGAAAAATCATTGGTCACTTCCACAATCTTTTTGTACCTAGGAAAGGAGAAG GAGCTGATACAATCAACAAACAAGCAGTATTATGTCACAGAGTATTAAGAACATTACAGCAAGTTGCTAGGATATCTGCAAACTTAGAAAGAGAAACATGGGAAagtttgttattgtttttaattggCATTAATGATGCTCTCCTGGCACCACCAGCAATAAGAGAAGACACTGGCGAGCAATTATGTGAGCGAGTATTGGGAGTGCTGTTGGAG GTTTGGTTAGTAGCATGCGAGCGAAATTTCCCATCTCCACCCTTGTGGAGGACTCTACGCGAATCCTGTCTTCGTTGGCGCCATCGATTATCTTTGATAGAACAATGGAATCGAGTTTGCTTGGCTCTTACAGCACGACTTTTACATATTATGTACGGGCCAATGTTTCCAGAGTTAAAAATTA GTGAAGAAGATTCTCAATTGGTATCCAGTACAATGTCCAACGAAGCTGTTGCGCAGGCATGGTATAGGCTTTTACGTACAATTGGAGACCCCGTCGATTTGTGCCGTCCAGCCGTCATTTCGCAGACGCAGGCGTTCCTAAGATACGCCATTGCCAGTCCTAATGTTGTTGATCCCTGTCAACATCCATGTTTACAACAATTACCCTACATATTTCTTAAAGCAATAAAGGGTATTGCCGGACAGGTCGACGCGTTTTTAG GTATCGCACAGGCCTGCTGCTGGGAGGAGTGTTGCGTGACGAGTCTGGGAATCAGCGGCGGTGGAGGCAGTTCTAGTATTGGCCTCACCGCTAGTACCGTTGGCTTGACGAGCATCAGCGGTGACAGAATCATGAAGGATCAACCACATCCTTCACCTACACCTCCCACGCAGCGCAGGCTTGCCAAGAGCTTCAGTGTGACGCCCTCCGCTGTCACTAAGG GAATACCTAAGGCATCTCTAATAGGACTAACAACTAGCAGAGTTACCAGTACACCGCTGATGAGTACCAATTCTGGTCCGTCATCTACTTCCAGCACAACTT CTATGGTATCATTAAATCAAGATGCTAGACCACCTTTAGCATCAGGACGGCCAAAGTGCAATAGTATACTTCATCTGTTTGGTGAGTGGCTTTTTGAAGCTGCATTTATAGGTACCGACGGCTGGTCGCAAAATCTACCAC AACCAAATAATGCCCCTAAACGTCCATCTTCAGTACTCGTTGATGGTCCCAGTTCTCTACAAGAAAATATTGGAGAAGTTCCACCTTCTCTCAGCATAGACCGTTACGAATCTGGAAGAGCAGAAGCCATGGGTACTCTTTGTAGAATATTTTGCGCCAAAAAGACTGGAGAGGAAATTTTACCAGCTTATTTGGCCAGGTTTTATCAAGCGATGAACCATGGTCTCAAAGTTAACAGGTTTTCCGAT GTGAGAGAATGCGGCGAAACTCTGGCGAGTATTTTATCCAACTCGGCAGATCTTTTTCGGCTTGATTTGGATGGCGTACAGGTTTTAGTACCAGCAGTACTTTCTGCTTTGGAAGTTGTGCTTCCAGAAAAAGATTTAAGACTTAAATCGAACGCGGTTTCAAAAGTAGAATTACGAAGATCTTCCATCCATTTGTTACTGTCCATGTTATCACTACCGTTACATTTCCAG AATCTTCAAATCAAAGAAATACCAACTGCTTCTTTGATCAACCATGAAAAGATTCCTATTACGTTTGCACAGTTGAAACCAAAATTGATGAACTTGTTGATAAATGCTTTGCAAGTGGAAGTTGATCCACAAAATACTCATATGCTTTTAG GTGGCTTGTTATTGAGTGTGCAAGATTCAGCAGCGGCTGAAGAAGCAGAGCAAGTTACACAACCTGATAGTACAATTTCGAATGAGTCGACCACTAATTTACTTTCATCTg ATTCGGCACATGCACTATTTGTGCGGGCAACGTACTTGGTTTGCCATCGGCTGATATCGTCTTGGAAAACGGATTTGAATATTTCACTGGCGGCTCTCGAGATGCTCTCCGGGTTGGCGAGGACGCGTATTCGCGAAACAG ATGCCCTGGAGTGTAAGAGAGCAGTGAAGTGGCTGTGTGACTATATAGCTTATCAATGTTGGCGACCGCCGCCAGCACATTCCAAAGATCTTCATTCGTCCATCGTTGCTGCCTTTGCTTGTTTAACCACTTGGTTGACTGCTCATCCCCAACTTTTGCAAGACAAGGAGTGCTTGGCCACAGTTTTAGAGGTGGTGGAGTTGGGTGTTTCTGGTTCAAAATCAGTCGGCAAACCTGGCGAGCCGATTAAAATGAAGGATGAAAAGGAGCTAAAGCCGGCATCGATGCGCGTAAGAGACGCAGCCGATGCTTTGCTAACAATTATTCTTGAACAG GTTGGCTACTTCCCGAGTGTGTGCGGTGCCGAATCTCTGTCCTCTCTCCTCGACGAGGTTTCTCTGCTGCGCCACTGTAATAGTTGGCCTGGCGGACGACAAGTTCCCCGAGAGACGGCCGTCGAGCGATTCCGCTACTTTGTCGCAGATAACGCAACCATGCTGGCACTTTTGGAAGAGCCTCTGGGCAACGACCAAGACCCTCAGCCAACCGTCACGGTGTTGATTCGCGGGCCTTTTGGTCGTCATGCTTGGACAATGCAGCTGAGACATCTGCCTCGACATCGATCGATTGTACGAAGTTCTAATACGAACCCGGGCAGACCGTTACCTCTGCAAGAAACACAACCTCCAACAGACTACAAACCCAGATTCTTCCCGGACAACGTGGATAAAATACCTCATTGCAAAGT AGACGAATCGATTCCAAGTTTGGAAGCTGTAATGAACGAGAACGACTTGGTAAAGAATGAGCATCAGATGTTGCACCAATTGCTCGACTATGCAATTGGCAGTGAAGCGAAGTCCAACGAGGAAAACGCAAACCGTGTTGCCTCCGCCAAGATGAACGAATGTTCGCCACCCAAGATATGCCACGAATTTCAGACTGCTCGATTATTTCTCAGTCATTTCGGCTTTTTGAATCTCGAATCTAATGCGGCAAATAACGACCTCAGCAGCGCCGGTAGTGAAGGTCTAACTGCCCTCGATCCAACCATAGCTGGTTTCGCAAATGATCTTGAGAGTCTGGATCATATCAGTGCTAGAACGTGCGATACGGTTCACATTTTTTACGTGAAATCTGGACAGTCAACACCTGAAGCAATACTTGCGAACGTG TTAAACGAGAGCAACGTATCGTCAAATTTCTTGGAATTTCTAAACTCGTTGGGCTGGCAAGTCTCAGTCACGTCGCATGCAGGATGGACTGGTCACGTTCAGACTTCGTGGCGTTCGACCTCGACTTCCTCTGTATCTGCAAACGCTCATGTTGTTCAACCAGCGGACGAGGAGGAACACGGCGGTGCTCTGTACAACGGCAGCAGGCACGTGCTCTATTGGGCGGATGTCAGTTCGGAGGTGGCATTTGTTGTACCGACTTGGGCAGCAAACGTGACAACGTCGGAAACGGCCGACAACAACTTTAGCGAGCCCGCTAATG TTTGGTTTGAGAGGTGCGTCAGTACAAGTGCTGCTCAGGCGTTCTCGAATTCGCATGCAGTTACCGGACAAACTCGCGCAATGTCATTGGATCTGGAAAAACAGTCAGCCAATATGGCTTcgtcagcggcggcggcgccgaTAGAGCCAATAAAACCCAGTAGGAGGGCTACCAAGCATTCGTTCCCGGCGCAGACAGATACGAAAATTATGGTGGTGTGGTTGGAGAGTCTGGAGGACTACGCACAATTTCCAATCG CGGGACTATTGCCCCACACGCACACGGGCTTGGATCACTCACGTACGGTGCAGGCGTGTGACGTTCATGTGATCTACTTACAAGCTCTCGCTAGCGGACTCATGCGGATAAAGTTACAAGGCCCGACCTCAAGAATGAATTTAGCGACACCGTTAATCGATGGGATGGTCGTTTCGAGAAGAGCTTTGGGCCCTTTGGTTCGCCAAACTGCGCTCAACATTGGTCGGAGGAAACGTCTAGATAATGATAG TTATCATCCGCCGCACGTTCGAAGACGGCTAAGAATCCAGGATATGGTTCAAAAGTACAAGCGCAATTTACAGCAACCCGAACTTTTGACTCTGTTATTTAATAGCACtcaaatgtaa
- the LOC100122958 gene encoding ral GTPase-activating protein subunit beta isoform X8, which translates to MNFGVFNRVNLKDLGDNMYSEWASLSILIQQGSEDSQSVLEKFAPGVGREVTLSIVRQLATNLGIAQAAEPSPLNTDKEVRWCMEVICFGLSLPLTEHDTVRDCVNVYCEWLSALYTSPKISVPKPIADDPNYYARKIIGHFHNLFVPRKGEGADTINKQAVLCHRVLRTLQQVARISANLERETWESLLLFLIGINDALLAPPAIREDTGEQLCERVLGVLLEVWLVACERNFPSPPLWRTLRESCLRWRHRLSLIEQWNRVCLALTARLLHIMYGPMFPELKISEEDSQLVSSTMSNEAVAQAWYRLLRTIGDPVDLCRPAVISQTQAFLRYAIASPNVVDPCQHPCLQQLPYIFLKAIKGIAGQVDAFLGIPKASLIGLTTSRVTSTPLMSTNSGPSSTSSTTSMVSLNQDARPPLASGRPKCNSILHLFGEWLFEAAFIGTDGWSQNLPQPNNAPKRPSSVLVDGPSSLQENIGEVPPSLSIDRYESGRAEAMGTLCRIFCAKKTGEEILPAYLARFYQAMNHGLKVNRFSDVRECGETLASILSNSADLFRLDLDGVQVLVPAVLSALEVVLPEKDLRLKSNAVSKVELRRSSIHLLLSMLSLPLHFQNLQIKEIPTASLINHEKIPITFAQLKPKLMNLLINALQVEVDPQNTHMLLGGLLLSVQDSAAAEEAEQVTQPDSTISNESTTNLLSSVCTSDTTSQISISSDLRSLGDASDIAMLQEESISFDSAHALFVRATYLVCHRLISSWKTDLNISLAALEMLSGLARTRIRETDALECKRAVKWLCDYIAYQCWRPPPAHSKDLHSSIVAAFACLTTWLTAHPQLLQDKECLATVLEVVELGVSGSKSVGKPGEPIKMKDEKELKPASMRVRDAADALLTIILEQVGYFPSVCGAESLSSLLDEVSLLRHCNSWPGGRQVPRETAVERFRYFVADNATMLALLEEPLGNDQDPQPTVTVLIRGPFGRHAWTMQLRHLPRHRSIVRSSNTNPGRPLPLQETQPPTDYKPRFFPDNVDKIPHCKVDESIPSLEAVMNENDLVKNEHQMLHQLLDYAIGSEAKSNEENANRVASAKMNECSPPKICHEFQTARLFLSHFGFLNLESNAANNDLSSAGSEGLTALDPTIAGFANDLESLDHISARTCDTVHIFYVKSGQSTPEAILANVLNESNVSSNFLEFLNSLGWQVSVTSHAGWTGHVQTSWRSTSTSSVSANAHVVQPADEEEHGGALYNGSRHVLYWADVSSEVAFVVPTWAANVTTSETADNNFSEPANVWFERCVSTSAAQAFSNSHAVTGQTRAMSLDLEKQSANMASSAAAAPIEPIKPSRRATKHSFPAQTDTKIMVVWLESLEDYAQFPIAGLLPHTHTGLDHSRTVQACDVHVIYLQALASGLMRIKLQGPTSRMNLATPLIDGMVVSRRALGPLVRQTALNIGRRKRLDNDSYHPPHVRRRLRIQDMVQKYKRNLQQPELLTLLFNSTQM; encoded by the exons ATGAATTTTGGAGTCTTCAATCGCGTTAATCTTAAG GACTTGGGAGACAACATGTACTCAGAGTGGGCATCTCTGAGTATACTGATCCAGCAAGGGTCAGAGGACAGTCAAAGTGTTCTTGAAAAATTTGCTCCTGGCGTTGGCAGAGAGGTGACGCTTTCAATAGTACGTCAACTAGCCACAAATCTAGGAATCGCTCAAGCTGCTGAACCAAGTCCCTTGAATACAGATAAGGAAGTTCGATGGTGTATGGAAGTAATCTGCTTTGGACTCTCATTACCTCTGACTGAGCACGACACCGTCAGAGATTGTGTCAATGTGTACTGCGAGTGGCTTTCTGCATTGTACACTTCACCCAAAATTTCTGTGCCTAAACCTATAGCCGATGATCCCAACTACTATGCGAGAAAAATCATTGGTCACTTCCACAATCTTTTTGTACCTAGGAAAGGAGAAG GAGCTGATACAATCAACAAACAAGCAGTATTATGTCACAGAGTATTAAGAACATTACAGCAAGTTGCTAGGATATCTGCAAACTTAGAAAGAGAAACATGGGAAagtttgttattgtttttaattggCATTAATGATGCTCTCCTGGCACCACCAGCAATAAGAGAAGACACTGGCGAGCAATTATGTGAGCGAGTATTGGGAGTGCTGTTGGAG GTTTGGTTAGTAGCATGCGAGCGAAATTTCCCATCTCCACCCTTGTGGAGGACTCTACGCGAATCCTGTCTTCGTTGGCGCCATCGATTATCTTTGATAGAACAATGGAATCGAGTTTGCTTGGCTCTTACAGCACGACTTTTACATATTATGTACGGGCCAATGTTTCCAGAGTTAAAAATTA GTGAAGAAGATTCTCAATTGGTATCCAGTACAATGTCCAACGAAGCTGTTGCGCAGGCATGGTATAGGCTTTTACGTACAATTGGAGACCCCGTCGATTTGTGCCGTCCAGCCGTCATTTCGCAGACGCAGGCGTTCCTAAGATACGCCATTGCCAGTCCTAATGTTGTTGATCCCTGTCAACATCCATGTTTACAACAATTACCCTACATATTTCTTAAAGCAATAAAGGGTATTGCCGGACAGGTCGACGCGTTTTTAG GAATACCTAAGGCATCTCTAATAGGACTAACAACTAGCAGAGTTACCAGTACACCGCTGATGAGTACCAATTCTGGTCCGTCATCTACTTCCAGCACAACTT CTATGGTATCATTAAATCAAGATGCTAGACCACCTTTAGCATCAGGACGGCCAAAGTGCAATAGTATACTTCATCTGTTTGGTGAGTGGCTTTTTGAAGCTGCATTTATAGGTACCGACGGCTGGTCGCAAAATCTACCAC AACCAAATAATGCCCCTAAACGTCCATCTTCAGTACTCGTTGATGGTCCCAGTTCTCTACAAGAAAATATTGGAGAAGTTCCACCTTCTCTCAGCATAGACCGTTACGAATCTGGAAGAGCAGAAGCCATGGGTACTCTTTGTAGAATATTTTGCGCCAAAAAGACTGGAGAGGAAATTTTACCAGCTTATTTGGCCAGGTTTTATCAAGCGATGAACCATGGTCTCAAAGTTAACAGGTTTTCCGAT GTGAGAGAATGCGGCGAAACTCTGGCGAGTATTTTATCCAACTCGGCAGATCTTTTTCGGCTTGATTTGGATGGCGTACAGGTTTTAGTACCAGCAGTACTTTCTGCTTTGGAAGTTGTGCTTCCAGAAAAAGATTTAAGACTTAAATCGAACGCGGTTTCAAAAGTAGAATTACGAAGATCTTCCATCCATTTGTTACTGTCCATGTTATCACTACCGTTACATTTCCAG AATCTTCAAATCAAAGAAATACCAACTGCTTCTTTGATCAACCATGAAAAGATTCCTATTACGTTTGCACAGTTGAAACCAAAATTGATGAACTTGTTGATAAATGCTTTGCAAGTGGAAGTTGATCCACAAAATACTCATATGCTTTTAG GTGGCTTGTTATTGAGTGTGCAAGATTCAGCAGCGGCTGAAGAAGCAGAGCAAGTTACACAACCTGATAGTACAATTTCGAATGAGTCGACCACTAATTTACTTTCATCTg TCTGCACCAGCGATACGACCAGTCAGATAAGCATTTCCAGTGACCTGCGCTCTCTAGGCGATGCATCCGATATTGCTATGCTCCAAGAAGAAAGCATTTCCTTCG ATTCGGCACATGCACTATTTGTGCGGGCAACGTACTTGGTTTGCCATCGGCTGATATCGTCTTGGAAAACGGATTTGAATATTTCACTGGCGGCTCTCGAGATGCTCTCCGGGTTGGCGAGGACGCGTATTCGCGAAACAG ATGCCCTGGAGTGTAAGAGAGCAGTGAAGTGGCTGTGTGACTATATAGCTTATCAATGTTGGCGACCGCCGCCAGCACATTCCAAAGATCTTCATTCGTCCATCGTTGCTGCCTTTGCTTGTTTAACCACTTGGTTGACTGCTCATCCCCAACTTTTGCAAGACAAGGAGTGCTTGGCCACAGTTTTAGAGGTGGTGGAGTTGGGTGTTTCTGGTTCAAAATCAGTCGGCAAACCTGGCGAGCCGATTAAAATGAAGGATGAAAAGGAGCTAAAGCCGGCATCGATGCGCGTAAGAGACGCAGCCGATGCTTTGCTAACAATTATTCTTGAACAG GTTGGCTACTTCCCGAGTGTGTGCGGTGCCGAATCTCTGTCCTCTCTCCTCGACGAGGTTTCTCTGCTGCGCCACTGTAATAGTTGGCCTGGCGGACGACAAGTTCCCCGAGAGACGGCCGTCGAGCGATTCCGCTACTTTGTCGCAGATAACGCAACCATGCTGGCACTTTTGGAAGAGCCTCTGGGCAACGACCAAGACCCTCAGCCAACCGTCACGGTGTTGATTCGCGGGCCTTTTGGTCGTCATGCTTGGACAATGCAGCTGAGACATCTGCCTCGACATCGATCGATTGTACGAAGTTCTAATACGAACCCGGGCAGACCGTTACCTCTGCAAGAAACACAACCTCCAACAGACTACAAACCCAGATTCTTCCCGGACAACGTGGATAAAATACCTCATTGCAAAGT AGACGAATCGATTCCAAGTTTGGAAGCTGTAATGAACGAGAACGACTTGGTAAAGAATGAGCATCAGATGTTGCACCAATTGCTCGACTATGCAATTGGCAGTGAAGCGAAGTCCAACGAGGAAAACGCAAACCGTGTTGCCTCCGCCAAGATGAACGAATGTTCGCCACCCAAGATATGCCACGAATTTCAGACTGCTCGATTATTTCTCAGTCATTTCGGCTTTTTGAATCTCGAATCTAATGCGGCAAATAACGACCTCAGCAGCGCCGGTAGTGAAGGTCTAACTGCCCTCGATCCAACCATAGCTGGTTTCGCAAATGATCTTGAGAGTCTGGATCATATCAGTGCTAGAACGTGCGATACGGTTCACATTTTTTACGTGAAATCTGGACAGTCAACACCTGAAGCAATACTTGCGAACGTG TTAAACGAGAGCAACGTATCGTCAAATTTCTTGGAATTTCTAAACTCGTTGGGCTGGCAAGTCTCAGTCACGTCGCATGCAGGATGGACTGGTCACGTTCAGACTTCGTGGCGTTCGACCTCGACTTCCTCTGTATCTGCAAACGCTCATGTTGTTCAACCAGCGGACGAGGAGGAACACGGCGGTGCTCTGTACAACGGCAGCAGGCACGTGCTCTATTGGGCGGATGTCAGTTCGGAGGTGGCATTTGTTGTACCGACTTGGGCAGCAAACGTGACAACGTCGGAAACGGCCGACAACAACTTTAGCGAGCCCGCTAATG TTTGGTTTGAGAGGTGCGTCAGTACAAGTGCTGCTCAGGCGTTCTCGAATTCGCATGCAGTTACCGGACAAACTCGCGCAATGTCATTGGATCTGGAAAAACAGTCAGCCAATATGGCTTcgtcagcggcggcggcgccgaTAGAGCCAATAAAACCCAGTAGGAGGGCTACCAAGCATTCGTTCCCGGCGCAGACAGATACGAAAATTATGGTGGTGTGGTTGGAGAGTCTGGAGGACTACGCACAATTTCCAATCG CGGGACTATTGCCCCACACGCACACGGGCTTGGATCACTCACGTACGGTGCAGGCGTGTGACGTTCATGTGATCTACTTACAAGCTCTCGCTAGCGGACTCATGCGGATAAAGTTACAAGGCCCGACCTCAAGAATGAATTTAGCGACACCGTTAATCGATGGGATGGTCGTTTCGAGAAGAGCTTTGGGCCCTTTGGTTCGCCAAACTGCGCTCAACATTGGTCGGAGGAAACGTCTAGATAATGATAG TTATCATCCGCCGCACGTTCGAAGACGGCTAAGAATCCAGGATATGGTTCAAAAGTACAAGCGCAATTTACAGCAACCCGAACTTTTGACTCTGTTATTTAATAGCACtcaaatgtaa